One Vanessa atalanta chromosome 8, ilVanAtal1.2, whole genome shotgun sequence genomic window carries:
- the LOC125065862 gene encoding D-beta-hydroxybutyrate dehydrogenase, mitochondrial, with protein MSWTKVVAITGCDSGLGWALAARMAREGLIIVPGMYNGTATEASQALKNLSAHPFKLDVTDSTSVHEFSDYVKSIVKKNSNYKLYAVINNAGVMTIGDYEWHTPQIIENTINVNLLGAMRVVSAFLPDLRKSAQSGVKPRIINVASHCGLHPLPGFGPYSASKAGVLAWTQALHMEYLQDDLKALTFIPGGFVGSSNLLRSQFLNGTAMLEHMNEEQKALHEKKIRILNDYLKRASNNTRFDSLNDENIIETFMKALTDKKPKKMYKVESLRYKFYYNLFKLPLPDTIHKSLIKRFLKFPEI; from the exons ATGTCCTGGACTAAAGTCGTAGCCATAACAGGATGTGATAGTGGCCTTGGCTGGGCTTTAGCGGCACGGATGGCTAGAGAAGGACTAATTATAGTGCCGG GCATGTACAATGGGACTGCTACTGAAGCCTCGCAAGCACTTAAAAATCTTAGCGCTCACCCGTTTAAGCTAGACGTTACAGATTCTACGAGTGTTCATGAATTTAGTGATTACGTCAAGAGTATTGTCAAGAAGAATTCAAATTACA AATTATACGCAGTAATAAACAACGCTGGTGTAATGACCATTGGTGACTACGAATGGCACACGCCACAAATCATTGAAAACACAATAAACGTCAATTTACTCGGAGCAATGAGAGTGGTTTCTGCATTTTTGCCTGATTTACGAAAAAGTGCACAGAGT ggTGTAAAACCTCGTATTATCAATGTAGCTAGCCACTGTGGCTTACATCCACTTCCCGGATTTGGTCCCTACAGCGCGAGCAAAGCTGGTGTTTTAGCTTGGACACAAGCCTTACATATGGAATATCTACAGGATGACTTGAAAGCTCTGACTTTTATTCCAG gGGGCTTCGTCGGATCTAGCAATTTGTTAAGAAGTCAATTTCTGAACGGGACTGCTATGCTGGAACATATGAATGAAGAACAAAAAGCTTTACATGAAAAGAAAATACGAATCttgaatgattatttaaaacgagCATCTAATAATACCAGATTCGATTCCCTAAacgatgaaaatattattgaaacctTTATGAAGGCCCTCACTGATAAAAAGCccaaaaaaatgtacaaagttGAATCATTacgctataaattttattacaacttatttaaattaccttTACCAGACACAATACATAAAAGCCTTATTAAAAGATTTCTTAAATTCCCTGAAATTTGA
- the LOC125065686 gene encoding coagulation factor IX-like: MKKCGIFISLILIISNIYIIEATRKDVCKKCVYIRDCPIIASLPTEKQQMWMDTFPCENSRKHKHFLFSWTLTIGDYTCCPNFNILEMEYDTGNTKHSPLYKYQKMTLMRQLQQGDINGQNTYGNPVTDQINQGIDKKSAMNPGPYYPNQQNQFEPEFPPPGQIKNTQFLQVPSPAQNPIMNNDNGNFFGVVNSGAQCTEVTSLLPDPRTGCCGQDMSETSRITDLQNIFNIFAPSNLNWTNQVFRSRRSAEKKVEDNALDDRIAGGKETELDQFPWTVLLKMTYSFGDDRPTFNCGGSLISSKYVLTAGHCLNENGGVLVDIELTLAEYDKSQFPRDCKPGLGERNCIENILMHAQNIIIHPQYDDESLLNDIALIELDGVAPYTQYIRPICIPNINVDDPEFSDLPLAVAGWGYNRQHATDIKQSTVVHVVPHDECDQSYPNLLNTQLCAAGRTGEDTCKGDSGGPLMLLYRNNYYVVGVVSGKRADSPCGTSVPTLFTNVFHFVPWIKSIIS; encoded by the exons ATGAAAAAGTGTGGCATTTTCATCagtttaattctaataataagtaatatttatattattgaagcaACCAGGAAAG aCGTATGTAAGAAATGTGTATATATCCGAGATTGTCCAATTATCGCAAGCCTGCCCACCGAAAAACAGCAAATGTGGATGGATACATTTCCCTGTGAGAATTCAagaaaacataaacattttttgttttcctGGACCCTCACGATTGGagattat acaTGCTGcccaaattttaatatactggaAATGGAATACGATACTGGAAATACGAAACATAGTCCACTTTATAAATATCAGAAAATGACACTAATGAGACAATTACAACAAGGCGATATAAACGGTCAAAATACTTATGGAAATCCCGTTACAGACCAAATCAACCAGggtattgataaaaaatcaGCAATGAATCCGGGGCCATATTATCCCAACCAGCAAAACCAATTTGAGCCGGAGTTCCCACCACcaggtcaaataaaaaatacgcaaTTTTTGCAAGTACCCAGCCCAGCACAAAATCCTATTATGAACAATGACAATGGTAATTTTTTTGGGGTAGTTAATTCAGGCGCTCAATGCACTGAGGTAACGAGCTTGCTACCGGACCCGAGGACAGGATGCTGTGGCCAAGACATGTCAGAAACTTCCAGGATTACgg atttacaaaatatattcaatatatttgcaCCTTCTAATCTAAATTGGACAAATCAAGTATTTCGAAGTCGACGATCAGCCGAAAAAAAGGTGGAAGACAATGCCCTAGATGACAGAATAGCTG GTGGAAAAGAAACGGAACTGGATCAGTTCCCATGGACAGTTCTCTTGAAAATGACCTACAGTTTTGGTGACGATCGGCCGACTTTCAATTGCGGTGGCTCTTTGATCAGTTCAAAATATGTTCTCACTGCAGGTCATTGCCTTAATGAAAATGGAGGTGTATTAGTTGA CATTGAATTAACACTTGCTGAGTATGATAAAAGTCAGTTTCCAAGAGACTGTAAACCTGGGTTAGGCGAGAGGAATTGCattgagaatattttaatgcatgctcaaaatataataatacatcctCAGTACGACGATGAATCGCTTCTTAATGACATTGCTCTTATCGAGCTAGATGGAGTCGCACCCTACACTC AATACATTAGGCCAATATGCATTCCAAACATCAATGTGGATGATCCTGAGTTCTCAGACTTGCCTCTTGCTGTAGCTGGCTGGGGTTACAATCGTCAACACGCAACCGATATTAAGCAGTCAACAGTTGTTCATGTGGTTCCTCATGACGAATGTGACCAGTCTTATCCTAATTTATTAAACACCCAACTATGTGCAGCTGGACGGACTGGTGAAGACACTTGCAAAGGTGACTCCGGGGGACCCTTGATGTTACTGTATagaaacaattattatgttGTGGGCGTTGTTAGTGGCAAGAGAGCAGATAGTCCATGTGGGACTTCTGTGCCGACTCTCTTTACAAACGTGTTCCATTTCGTTCCGTGGATAAAAAGCATTATCAgttaa